In Pseudomonas nunensis, a single window of DNA contains:
- a CDS encoding methionine ABC transporter permease, whose protein sequence is MNRVIDWNEILQLVLTATGETLYMVLLAGLFTLLIGLPLGVLLFISRSGGLFPMPRLNKGLGSLVNVGRSLPFVVMLIALIPLTRLVVGTTLGSTAAVVPITIGAFPFFARIVENALDEVDKGRIEAILAMGGDIWHVIFKVLLPEAMPALLAGITLTLVMLIGFSSMAGVIGGGGLGDLAIRYGYQRFNNQVMVATVVVLVILVQSVQSLGDRLVRSLAHRR, encoded by the coding sequence ATGAACCGTGTGATCGACTGGAACGAAATCCTGCAACTGGTGCTGACGGCCACCGGTGAAACCCTGTACATGGTGCTGTTGGCGGGATTGTTTACCTTGCTGATCGGCTTGCCGCTCGGTGTGTTGCTGTTCATCAGCCGCAGCGGCGGCTTGTTCCCGATGCCGCGACTCAACAAAGGCCTGGGCAGTCTGGTCAACGTGGGTCGCTCGCTGCCCTTTGTGGTGATGCTGATTGCCCTTATCCCGCTGACTCGGCTGGTGGTCGGCACGACCCTGGGCAGCACCGCCGCCGTAGTGCCGATCACCATCGGCGCCTTTCCGTTCTTCGCGCGCATCGTCGAAAACGCTCTGGACGAAGTCGACAAGGGCCGCATCGAAGCGATCCTCGCCATGGGCGGTGACATCTGGCATGTGATTTTCAAAGTGCTGCTGCCCGAAGCGATGCCGGCGTTGCTGGCGGGCATCACGCTGACGCTGGTGATGCTGATCGGGTTTTCTTCCATGGCCGGGGTCATCGGTGGCGGCGGACTCGGCGACCTGGCGATTCGCTACGGCTACCAGCGTTTCAATAACCAGGTAATGGTCGCCACGGTGGTGGTGCTGGTGATTCTGGTGCAGAGCGTGCAAAGCCTCGGCGATCGGTTGGTTCGCTCGTTGGCGCACCGTCGATGA